In the Gemmatimonadota bacterium genome, TTGGGATGCCATGTTTGTCCACGCACAGCGGGAATATCCGGCTGAATGTTGTGGTATTGTGACCGAAGATGCTTCGGGGGTGCAGACGATTCATCCGTGTGAGAATATCCAGGACAAGTTGCACGCTGCCGATCCCGAGACCCATCCGCGTACTTCCAGGACGGCCTATCGCATGAACGATATGCATGTGATGAAAATCCAATCGGAGGCGGAACAAGCGGGCGGGCGGATTGTCGCGATCTATCATTCGCATATCGATGTGGATGCTTATTTTTCTCAAGAGGATCAAGATGCGGCGACATTTTTTGGTGAACCAGCCTATCCGGGCGTGGTTTATCCCATTATTCCCGTAAAAAATGCCCGGGTGGATGTCGGCGGAGAAAAAGTTTTTCAATGGCGTGATTCGTCGTCAAAATTTGAGGAAGTGGAGATTAAGTAAAAAATAAAAAAGGAGGTAACAAATGGCTGTAACAGTTCGGATTCCAACGCCTCTGCGCAAGTTTACAGGTGATCAATCCGATGTAGAAGTGCAGGGCGCGACGGTTGGGGAAGCTCTCGATAATCTCGAAGCACAGCATGCGGGTATTAAGGAGCACATGGTCGATGAGTCGGGTGCTATTCGACGCTTTGTCAATGTGTATGTCAACGAAGAGGATATTCGTTTTCTGGATGGACCCGATACTGATCTCAGAGATGGCGATCAGGTGACTATTGTGCCTGCGATTGCCGGCGGGTGTTCCTTTTAATCGGTAAGATATCTGACTTATGATGCACATTTCCGCTAAAGGTGACTACGGTTTGCGCGCGGTCTTAGACCTGTGTTTGCACGATGGGGAAGGGCCAGTTTTGCGTACCGATATCGCTGCACGGCAAAATATCCCCGCAGCGTATTTGGTACAGTTGCTCAATCTTTTGCGAAAAGCCGGTTTGGTTCACAGTATTCGCGGTCCCAAAGGCGGACATGTGTTGTTGAAACGTCCGGATGAACTGACTGTGGAAGAGGTACTGGCTGCTCTGGAGGGACCTGT is a window encoding:
- a CDS encoding M67 family metallopeptidase, whose product is MAARFYGVAMFDKAIWDAMFVHAQREYPAECCGIVTEDASGVQTIHPCENIQDKLHAADPETHPRTSRTAYRMNDMHVMKIQSEAEQAGGRIVAIYHSHIDVDAYFSQEDQDAATFFGEPAYPGVVYPIIPVKNARVDVGGEKVFQWRDSSSKFEEVEIK
- a CDS encoding MoaD/ThiS family protein encodes the protein MAVTVRIPTPLRKFTGDQSDVEVQGATVGEALDNLEAQHAGIKEHMVDESGAIRRFVNVYVNEEDIRFLDGPDTDLRDGDQVTIVPAIAGGCSF
- a CDS encoding Rrf2 family transcriptional regulator — protein: MMHISAKGDYGLRAVLDLCLHDGEGPVLRTDIAARQNIPAAYLVQLLNLLRKAGLVHSIRGPKGGHVLLKRPDELTVEEVLAALEGPVNLVDKREKAEDVGTDVLNDVWEAVGTAVHDVLSSVTFDDLCRKYRARQMPVTFRI